In Haematobia irritans isolate KBUSLIRL chromosome 1, ASM5000362v1, whole genome shotgun sequence, a genomic segment contains:
- the LOC142235537 gene encoding uncharacterized protein LOC142235537, with amino-acid sequence MTRDDNDASEEASGADLSSLKQQRSSMKRNISNMHKKVEKDGAKVDSTILECRLQILESYFKQLCHIQTQIETLSPADTSRSDLEELFITAKAKILGLLNKSRSSIPGDTTLMNASIAGISTQSRLPSLKLPRFDGKYGEYKRFISTFNNMVHENQTITPVDKFNYLLNCLSGPALAVVEAFQVSEENYPKALTRLQERYDNKVLIFLEHINTLFDIPKMAKGDSSSLRNIIDTVSAVRGSLLSLGSEADVMNAILVHLVLNKVDADTKQNYDEKQEYKSLPSWDCCYDVLSLRCQFLESHGKRTEFGEKAKLVKPKQNFNRTAHTFVNSNPNCVYCNSTDHYLQTCSSFSAIAVPDRFNFVKRGGLCINCLRKGHMVSKCPSKSRCRFCNSTHHSVLHIFSPDNSGQSTISNTTTVQPSTSNQNPVSLVARSCKRAIIPTAVVLIKDYCGTFQPVRALLDSGSELNFISEETAKRLRLKFRPYSQEVSGIGEVRTRIKFTVSATIKSRISSFQWSSTFAVTPTIASVQPGEYIYTSNWKIPTDIPLADPLFFKPQHIDILLSAEVFFDLLLDGRISLGYGMPNLTNTVFGYIVGGIASTGQARSNFTCNLMVNSLEVDLDKTLKKFWEVEEYEKNPNMLSEEEAACENHFVENVKLDFDGRVVVRLPFKENPKCLGDSFEAARKRFLSLERRLDRDLQLKSMYKEFMDEYLSLGHMSLYNQPLCGTYYIIPHHCVLRPQSTTTKIRVVFDASSRSSSNKSLNDILMVGPTIQQDLITTLFSFRLHKYAFTADISKMYRQFRIDENDRKYQLILWRNQKDEHLKVYQLNTVTYGLSAAPFLAIRSLFFIADKYSHSHPCGSEVLRNDLYVDDVLTGADDLATLAQKKNELVKILSFHGLELAKWNSNNIMFGSNQDAEITIKTSEDEVAKALGMSWKPKEDVFTYRFELPDVMNPTKRSVLSIVSKIYDLLGLLSPIVIRCKILLQEMWVQNIGWDDPLTEHLKSLWLQIKSDLNYIHKVEVPRYVLTSNDTLGEIHGFADASQRAYGCCIYYRVCLKGEYKTTLLIAKSKVAPIKAQSLPRLELCAAVLLNNTWLKIQPKISSFVSSIYFWTDSKIVLQWLKLHSSTLNCFVANRISELQEKTRNVSWRHVPSKSNPADVVSRGCSAEEISNTIWFSGPSFLEEDITKWPGTEEQLNIEILERRKAAVFVANSSEVNIIDDLLDKHSSYIKFIRIIAYIFRIFNRCPAKKDVNISDVIHLSPDELEEGFWRIVAHIQMWCFGADIKSLSNGGLVNPSLQKLSPFVHEMTLGATTVKILRVGGRLSQAPIPYDARFPALLPKDHRFVKLYIEHVHRSHLHAGAKVLLGLLRQKIWIVNARDVVRKVVRNCVHCFHYKPKLMEQLMGNLPSDRLRAQRPFLIAGVDFCGPFMTSYRIRGKVPYKTYIAVFVCFTSKAVHLELVSDLSTNNFILCLKRFVGRRGIPQKLYCDNATNFVGARNQIKELKESLFRDDVVHDMKSLCCQLGFEFCFIPPRAPHFGGLWEAAVKSTKTLLIKNVGKAYLTFEELQTVIIDVEAILNSRPIAPISNDPNDGEALTPGHLLIGSSLVAVPDKHIDSSQSSLLSRWQRVSFLKQQFWQMWSRDYMLSLQQRSKWFKDNNNIKEGQLVLIHEDNTPPQQWLLARVTKPILGRDGKVRVVELKTKSGICTRPIHKVAPLPNNEEV; translated from the coding sequence ATGACGAGAGACGATAATGATGCTTCTGAAGAAGCAAGTGGTGCTGATTTGTCTTCTCTTAAACAGCAACGTAGCTCTATGAAGAGGAATATCAGCAACATGCATAAAAAGGTAGAAAAAGATGGTGCAAAAGTAGATTCCACTATTTTAGAGTGTCGTTTGCAAATTTTGGAATCATACTTCAAACAGTTGTGCCACATCCAAACTCAAATAGAAACACTTAGTCCGGCTGACACATCGAGGAGtgatttggaagaacttttcataACAGCAAAGGCAAAAATATTGGGCCTTCTGAACAAAAGTCGTAGTTCTATACCTGGTGATACTACTTTGATGAATGCTTCAATTGCCGGAATTTCAACACAATCTCGTTTGCCTTCGTTGAAATTGCCTCGTTTTGAtggaaaatatggcgagtataaaagatttatttcgacATTTAACAACATGGTCCATGAAAATCAAACTATTACCCCAGTTgataaattcaattatttattgaacTGTCTCAGTGGTCCCGCTTTGGCAGTTGTTGAAGCTTTTCAAGTGTCAGAGGAAAACTACCCGAAAGCACTAACACGGCTCCAGGAACGTTATGACAATAAGGTATTGATTTTTTTGGAACATATCAACACTCTTTTCGATATTCCGAAAATGGCAAAAGGTGATAGCTCATCATTGCGGAATATTATTGACACTGTTTCGGCTGTTCGTGGTTCTTTGTTGTCGCTTGGGTCTGAAGCAGATGTTATGAACGCAATTTTAGTACATTTGGTTTTGAATAAAGTGGATGCAGATACGAAACAGAATTATGATGAAAAACAAGAATATAAATCGTTGCCCTCTTGGGATTGTTGCTATGATGTTTTGAGTCTTCGTTGTCAATTTCTCGAAAGTCATGGAAAAAGGACAGAATTTGGTGAAAAAGCAAAACTTGTCAAGcccaagcaaaattttaatcgcaCTGCCCATACTTTCGTCAATTCAAATCCAAATTGTGTATATTGTAATTCAACTGATCATTATCTGCAAACTTGTTCTTCGTTTTCGGCAATAGCAGTTCCCGatcgttttaattttgtaaaacgcGGTGGCCTGTGCATTAATTGTCTGCGAAAGGGGCATATGGTTTCAAAATGTCCATCAAAATCACGTTGCAGATTTTGTAATTCAACTCACCACTCAGTGTTGCACATTTTTAGTCCAGACAACTCGGGACAGTCAACCATTTCGAATACTACTACAGTGCAACCTTCAACTAGTAATCAAAATCCAGTTTCGCTTGTGGCTCGCTCATGTAAAAGGGCAATCATTCCGACTGCTGTGGTTCTCATCAAAGATTATTGTGGAACTTTTCAACCGGTAAGAGCTTTACTTGATTCCGGCTCCGAACTCAATTTCATTTCAGAAGAAACTGCAAAAAGGCTTCGGCTTAAATTTCGACCATATTCACAAGAAGTTTCGGGAATTGGAGAAGTTAGAACCAGAATTAAATTTACCGTGTCCGCTACAATAAAATCAAGAATTAGTTCGTTCCAGTGGTCCTCAACTTTTGCTGTTACCCCAACAATTGCATCTGTACAGCCCGGTGAGTACATATATACTTCAAATTGGAAAATTCCCACCGATATACCGTTAGCTGacccattgtttttcaaaccgcaACATATTGACATTCTTTTgagtgctgaagtattttttgatttattacttGATGGTCGAATTTCTCTTGGATATGGTATGCCAAACCTTACCAATACTGTTTTTGGATACATTGTTGGTGGTATCGCAAGTACTGGTCAAGCGAGATCTAATTTTACATGCAATTTGATGGTCAATTCTTTAGAAGTGGATCTTGATaaaactctaaaaaaattttgggaagtaGAAGAATACGAAAAGAATCCCAATATGTTGTCCGAAGAAGAAGCAGCATGTGAAAATCACTTTGTTGAAAATgttaaattagattttgatgGAAGAGTTGTGGTCCGCTTGCCATTTAAAGAAAATCCCAAATGTCTCGGCGATTCGTTCGAAGCTGCTCGAAAACGTTTTTTGTCCCTGGAAAGACGTTTAGATCGTGATCTACAATTGAAGTCAATGTATAAAGAATTCATGGATGAGTATTTGTCCCTGGGTCACATGTCGCTCTATAATCAACCGTTATGTGGTACCTATTACATAATACCACATCATTGTGTTTTGAGACCACAAAGTACTACAACAAAAATTAGAGTTGTATTTGATGCATCTTCTCGTAGTTCGTCAAATAAATCATTGAACGATATTTTGATGGTTGGACCAACAATACAACAAGACCTGATCACCACACTATTTTCGTTTCGTTTACACAAGTATGCTTTTACTGCTGATATTTCTAAAATGTATCGACAATTTCGAATAGATGAAAATGATAGAAAATATCAACTCATATTGTGGAGAAATCAAAAAGATGAACATTTAAAGGTATATCAACTGAATACTGTTACCTACGGTTTATCTGCCGCCCCATTTTTGGCGATTCGTAGTTTGTTTTTCATTGCAGATAAATATTCGCACTCGCATCCTTGTGGTTCTGAAGTTTTGCGCAACGATTTATACGTGGATGATGTACTCACCGGCGCTGACGACCTTGCAACGCTGGCTCAAAAGAAAAACGAGCTAGTAAAAATATTAAGTTTCCATGGCCTTGAGTTAGCAAAATGGAACAGCAATAACATCATGTTCGGTTCAAATCAAGATGCAGAAATCACCATTAAAACAAGTGAAGATGAAGTTGCAAAAGCCTTGGGTATGTCTTGGAAACCCAAGGAGGACGTTTTTACTTACCGATTCGAGTTACCAGATGTGATGAATCCTACAAAAAGATCTGTTTTgtcaattgtatcaaaaatctaTGACTTGCTTGGACTATTGAGCCCCATTGTCATTCGATGCAAAATACTTCTTCAAGAAATGTGGGTGCAAAACATTGGATGGGATGACCCATTAACTGAACATCTTAAATCATTATGGCTCCAAATTAAATCGGATTTAAATTACATACATAAAGTTGAAGTCCCCAGGTATGTTTTAACCTCAAATGATACTCTTGGAGAAATTCACGGATTTGCTGACGCCTCGCAACGAGCATATGGTTGTTGTATTTACTATCGAGTTTGTCTTAAGGGAGAATACAAAACGACCCttttaattgcaaaatccaAAGTGGCCCCAATTAAGGCACAATCACTACCACGGCTCGAATTGTGCGCAGCAGTATTGCTGAATAACACATGGCTCAAAATACaaccaaaaatttcaagttttgtcTCATCGATATATTTTTGGACTGATTCCAAAATCGTACTACAATGGCTTAAATTACATTCGTCGACGTTGAATTGTTTTGTGGCAAATCGTATTTCTGAACTACAGGAGAAAACAAGAAATGTTAGCTGGAGACACGTCCCTTCGAAGAGTAACCCTGCTGATGTGGTTTCGCGTGGATGTAGCGCGGAGGAAATTTCTAATACCATTTGGTTTAGTGGCCCTTCGTTTTTGGAAGAAGATATTACAAAATGGCCCGGAACTGAAGAACAATTGAACATCGAAATTCTCGAACGTAGAAAGGCAGCTGTTTTTGTGGCAAATTCATCAGAAGTCAACATCATAGATGACCTTCTCGATAAGCATTCttcctatattaaatttattagaaTAATTGCTTATATTTTTCGTATATTCAACAGATGTCCTGCTAAGAAAGATGTGAATATTTCTGATGTAATTCATTTGTCCCCAGATGAATTAGAAGAAGGTTTTTGGAGAATTGTGGCTCACATCCAGATGTGGTGTTTTGGTGCCGATATCAAATCACTGAGTAATGGTGGTCTGGTAAACCCATCGCTTCAAAAACTTTCACCATTTGTACATGAGATGACACTTGGAGCAACCACAGTCAAAATTCTTCGTGTTGGTGGTCGTTTGTCCCAAGCGCCCATTCCATATGATGCAAGATTTCCAGCACTATTACCAAAAGACCATCGCTTCGTTAAATTGTATATTGAGCATGTTCATCGCTCACATTTACACGCTGGAGCAAAAGTGTTGTTGGGACTATTGCGCCAGAAAATATGGATTGTAAACGCCAGAGATGTTGTACGCAAAGTTGTTCGCAATTGCGTTCATTGTTTTCATTACAAACCGAAATTGATGGAACAGTTGATGGGAAATTTGCCATCAGATCGACTTCGAGCTCAACGCCCATTTTTGATTGCTGGTGTTGATTTTTGTGGTCCATTCATGACGTCGTACCGTATCCGAGGAAAAGTGCCTTATAAAACATACATAGCTGTATTTGTGTGTTTCACTTCCAAGGCAGTTCATTTAGAACTAGTTTCGGACCTATCGACAAACAATTTCATCTTGTGTCTCAAAAGATTTGTTGGAAGACGTGGCATACCCCAAAAGTTGTATTGCGACAACGCCACTAATTTCGTTGGAGCACGTAACCAAATCaaagaattaaaagaaagtcTTTTTCGAGATGATGTGGTCCACGACATGAAATCACTTTGTTGTCAACTTGGTttcgaattttgttttatacctCCCCGTGCCCCACATTTTGGCGGACTGTGGGAAGCAGCCGTCAAATCTACAAAAACGCTACTTATAAAGAACGTTGGCAAAGCATATCTTACTTTCGAAGAGCTACAAACAGTCATAATTGACGTTGAGGCAATTTTAAATTCGCGCCCCATCGCTCCAATATCAAACGATCCCAATGATGGTGAAGCCCTAACGCCTGGTCATCTGCTTATTGGTTCTTCATTGGTTGCAGTTCCCGATAAACATATCGATTCATCCCAATCATCATTATTGTCTCGGTGGCAAAGGGTctcatttttgaaacaacaattttggcaaatgtgGTCCCGAGATTATATGCTATCTTTACAACAAAGGTCAAAGTGGTTCAAAGACAATAACAACATAAAAGAAGGGCAACTAGTTCTAATACATGAAGACAACACTCCGCCACAACAATGGTTACTAGCTCGTGTTACAAAACCTATTCTAGGCCGTGATGGAAAGGTTCGTGTGGTTGAACTGAAAACTAAATCTGGAATTTGTACTCGGCCAATTCACAAAGTGGCTCCCCTACCAAATAATGAAGAGGTTTGA